A portion of the Chlamydia caviae GPIC genome contains these proteins:
- a CDS encoding disulfide bond formation protein B: MIRFLRNNALYFAWLICSTGTVMSIYYSYLLNIEPCVLCYYQRICLFPLSIILGIATYREDNLVKIYALPLSITGMVIAVYQICLQEISGMTIDICGRVSCSTKLFVFGFITVPMASALAFCAISCLLILSGSKKK, encoded by the coding sequence ATGATTAGATTCCTTCGTAATAACGCTTTATATTTTGCTTGGTTGATTTGTTCTACAGGGACAGTGATGAGTATTTATTACAGCTACCTGTTAAACATAGAGCCTTGTGTTTTATGTTATTATCAAAGAATTTGCTTATTCCCTTTATCTATTATTTTAGGAATCGCTACATACCGTGAGGATAATTTAGTAAAGATCTATGCTTTACCTTTATCAATTACAGGCATGGTGATTGCCGTGTATCAAATTTGTCTTCAAGAGATTTCTGGAATGACGATAGATATTTGCGGTAGGGTGTCTTGCTCCACAAAACTATTCGTTTTTGGATTTATTACTGTTCCCATGGCATCAGCCTTAGCATTTTGCGCTATTTCGTGTTTATTGATTTTATCAGGAAGTAAAAAGAAGTAG
- a CDS encoding thioredoxin domain-containing protein — protein sequence MLYKKQQILPPKAHIPTNAKHFPTLGNPYAPINITVFEEPSCAACAEFSTEVFPLLRKKYIDTGEVSFTLIPVCFIRGSMPAAQALLCIYHHDPRQVDIEAYIEYFHRLLTYPKEEGKRWATPEVLTKLSENLKTHSGRSINPKGLMQCVDSQQYEEQIKKNNIYGSQVLGGQLATPTAVVGDYLIEDPTFDELERVIRQIRHLQATEENDD from the coding sequence ATGCTTTATAAAAAGCAGCAGATATTGCCTCCCAAAGCGCATATCCCTACCAATGCCAAGCATTTCCCGACTCTTGGGAATCCTTATGCGCCGATTAACATTACGGTGTTTGAGGAACCCTCATGTGCTGCATGTGCGGAGTTTAGCACAGAGGTTTTCCCTCTATTAAGAAAGAAATACATTGATACAGGAGAGGTATCATTTACGTTAATTCCTGTATGTTTTATTCGGGGATCGATGCCGGCGGCTCAAGCATTACTTTGTATATACCATCATGATCCACGTCAGGTGGATATAGAAGCTTATATAGAATATTTCCATAGGTTGCTTACTTATCCTAAGGAAGAGGGGAAACGCTGGGCCACTCCGGAAGTATTAACTAAGCTTTCTGAGAATTTGAAAACGCATTCAGGGCGTAGCATTAATCCTAAGGGATTAATGCAATGTGTTGATTCTCAGCAGTATGAAGAGCAAATTAAGAAGAATAATATTTATGGTTCTCAGGTTCTTGGCGGGCAGTTAGCAACACCAACAGCTGTTGTTGGAGATTATCTCATCGAGGATCCTACGTTTGATGAGTTAGAACGTGTGATTCGACAAATCCGCCATTTACAAGCTACAGAGGAAAATGATGATTAG